One genomic window of Carassius gibelio isolate Cgi1373 ecotype wild population from Czech Republic chromosome A10, carGib1.2-hapl.c, whole genome shotgun sequence includes the following:
- the LOC128020665 gene encoding uncharacterized protein LOC128020665, which produces MTSAVLRIILGESSCQRVVFPSGLPESVTELEDAVRSQCKLQDPFRLQFMDTLFDNQFMNLTSMNEIKDKATIKIINITDSLSPLNATSAGTMNSSTFAPGHSEVSASISSLSSTRRSSWPETFCIPPFSYDAEFKLEQANSVFRENGTLLIPDIKLKSDILEGLVQKIVQYKVYVTDREFEQVGEALIKKHPCLTERGSDTGYGGWKVSLKYKLSNYRTHLRKLGCPEVTVNSLKHKPDGKKSPAYNVKKPKRGEVHYCPSYSPGENDHTLEIARVELLSDVKKNNNRETIKTKMQRTFALRRQEVLRCAPMIGDFMMRWPALFDVTEVNAEFKRITTVPLQSKFLSQLDLHYEGFLKVFERRPGQQGRKLKEMMSTVVEDDIDAARELAIRGLCIYLNEDPKDLIQEYVDMEEDLLQSAFEKTTMGIFVMKHTADNEAHNVAIVLEGVAVLQDLDSVAFATSMLFGLIYTLNLQYPTKLRFTFEILQKLIMELDADYDKGLQGVRFDLNRLNRRNEQEKISTSKKAELRSHTYLLVNRHKPLVD; this is translated from the exons ATGACATCGGCTGTTCTTCGAATCATTTTGGGGGAGAGCAGCTGCCAGAGAGTGGTTTTTCCATCTGGCTTGCCTGAGTCTGTGACTGAACTAGAAGATGCTGTGAGGAGTCAATGTAAGCTACAGGACCCCTTTCGTCTGCAGTTTATGGACACTCTTTTTGATAACCAGTTTATGAATTTGACTTCAATGAATGAAATTAAGGACAAagccacaataaaaataataaacattactgACTCCCTCTCACCACTGAATGCTACTTCAGCTGGCACAATGAACAGTTCAACCTTTGCCCCAGGACATTCCGAAGTCTCTGCATCCATTTCTTCTCTCTCCTCTACCAGACGATCTTCTTGGCCTGAAACATTCTGCATTCCACCATTTTCATATGATGCAGAATTTAAGCTTGAACAGGCAAACAGTGTCTTCAGAGAAAATGGAACACTGCTTATTCCTGATATCAAGCTGAAGTCAGATATACTTGAGGGGTTGGTCCAAAAAATTGTTCAATACAAGGTCTATGTGACGGACAGAGAGTTTGAACAAGTGGGAGAGGCACTCATCAAGAAGCATCCATGTTTAACAGAAAGGGGCTCAGACACTGGGTATGGGGGTTGGAAAGTGAGCCTCAAGTACAAATTATCTAACTATCGCACACATCTCCGAAAACTTGGATGTCCTGAAGTTACTGTAAATTCTTTAAAGCATAAGCCAGATGGGAAAAAAAGCCCTGCCTACAATGTAAAGAAGCCCAAGAGAGGTGAAGTGCACTACTGCCCCTCCTATTCCCCTGGAGAGAACGACCATACTCTGGAGATTGCAAGAGTTGAGCTTCTTTcagatgtgaaaaaaaacaacaaccgagagactattaaaactaaaatgcagAGAACATTTGCACTCAGGAGACAAGAAGTGCTTCGTTGTGCCCCTATGATCGGGGACTTCATGATGAGATGGCCAGCTCTCTTTGATGTCACTGAG GTGAATGCAGAGTTCAAGCGAATCACAACagttcctctacagtcaaaattTCTGTCACAGCTTGACCTTCACTATGAAGGCTTTCTGAAGGTTTTTGAAAGGCGACCAGGGCAACAAGGCAGAAAGCTGAAAGAGATGATGTCAACTGTAGTTGAA GATGACATTGATGCAGCTCGTGAACTTGCCATCAGAGGACTGTGTATCTATCTTAATGAGGACCCTAAAGATCTCATTCAGGAGTATGTG gACATGGAAGAAGATCTTCTACAGAGTGCGTTTGAGAAGACTACCATGGGCATCTTCGTGATGAAGCACACTGCAGACAATGAAGCCCATAATGTAGCAATTGTGCTAGAGGGTGTGGCAGTGCTTCAGGACCTCGACAGCGTGGCTTTTGCAACTTCAATGTTGTTTGGTCTAATCTATACTCTTAACCTGCAGTACCCCACAAAGTTGcgttttacatttgaaattttgCAGAAACTCATCATGGAGTTGGATGCAG ACTATGATAAAGGTCTCCAGGGTGTTCGTTTTGACCTCAACAGACTGAACAGAAGAAACGAACAAGAGAAGATTTCCACGTCGAAGAAGGCGGAGCTCCGGAGCCACACCTACCTATTAGTTAATCGTCACAAACCACTGGTAGACTGA